A single region of the Manihot esculenta cultivar AM560-2 chromosome 12, M.esculenta_v8, whole genome shotgun sequence genome encodes:
- the LOC110608114 gene encoding uncharacterized protein LOC110608114, producing the protein MARNGGEEEDSDIKKHKDIILKALEDLVTVNSLFTMAVFVGISMASPNNNTFETRPECQSDTKKEKSVIVFEIISFGCFIFSSMLAKSLGIYLNMFYSGKVNGSLLKPIRGLVFLVSLLATIAGVALLTWSVIYVVEIKVGNLSCETEEALFAVVSLVVLVGVALLSYLFSMAFAILHCMVF; encoded by the exons ATGGCTCG AAATGGAGGTGAAGAGGAAGACAGTGATATAAAAAAACACAAAGATATCATTTTGAAAGCACTGGAAGATCTTGTTACTGTGAACTCACTCTTCACAATGGCTGTGTTCGTAGGCATATCAATGGCATCTCCTAACAACAATACTTTTGAAACCCGACCCGAATGCCAATCAGATACAAAAAAGGAGAAAAGTGTGATCGTTTTCGAAATTATATCATTTGGTTGCTTTATCTTTTCAAGCAtgctggccaaatcactggggATTTATCTCAACATGTTTTACTCCGGTAAGGTGAACGGTTCGTTGCTGAAGCCAATCAGGGGCTTGGTATTCTTGGTATCGTTACTGGCAACGATTGCTGGGGTCGCTTTATTGACATGGTCAGTGATTTATGTTGTGGAGATTAAGGTAGGGAACCTTTCTTGTGAGACCGAGGAGGCTCTGTTTGCAGTAGTGTCGCTAGTTGTGCTTGTGGGTGTTGCTCTCTTATCTTACTTATTCTCAATGGCATTTGCTATCTTGCACTGTATGGTATTCTAG
- the LOC110608335 gene encoding uncharacterized protein LOC110608335: MDGLEAKAIDTPKEKKVLDTIEIHQKALDDLVNVNSLFTIAVFVGLSLAHPGEHSLENRAECDADSVLAKRLVVNEVLSFAFFLLSSLVAKTLKVHLNIYREKDFRKTKFKIIRGGMLLMSAWGSILGCVFLTASMVDVIQIRVGKISCGSEYAFRAAGSLVAIVTLALSIYVPFMMHAILSP; the protein is encoded by the exons ATGGATGG GTTAGAGGCAAAAGCTATAGATACACCAAAGGAAAAAAAGGTGCTGGACACGATAGAAATCCATCAAAAAGCACTAGACGATCTCGTCAACGTGAACTCGCTCTTCACAATAGCTGTGTTTGTGGGCTTATCCTTGGCTCATCCCGGCGAGCACAGCTTGGAGAACCGTGCCGAGTGCGACGCAGACTCGGTTCTAGCCAAAAGACTTGTAGTGAATGAGGTGCTATCATTTGCTTTCTTCTTGCTATCAAGCCTGGTAGCCAAGACTCTCAAGGTTCATCTCAACATATACAGGGAAAAAGATTTCAGGAAAACAAAGTTCAAGATTATCAGAGGAGGGATGCTGTTGATGTCAGCCTGGGGATCGATTCTTGGTTGCGTTTTTTTGACAGCGTCGATGGTGGATGTGATACAAATTCGAGTGGGAAAGATTTCTTGTGGGAGTGAATATGCGTTCAGGGCAGCAGGATCGCTGGTCGCCATTGTTACGCTTGCTTTGAGCATCTACGTGCCTTTTATGATGCATGCTATTTTATCTCCATGA
- the LOC110608115 gene encoding uncharacterized protein LOC110608115 encodes MDQSPKDPYYSETTTRRVASASSSSSASTTSVHVTALDGLVNVNSLFTIAVFVGLSLTTPGQRSLENRSACDAGIDVAKKLLVFEVVSFSFFLFSSLVAQGLKLAINLLNSKDVDEAFRARINLKVLRFGMMGSAVGSVMGCIFLVLSMVDVIQIRLGMLSCGSKSAVHSVTALVLLVSSALLIYISTACYAFLH; translated from the exons ATGGATCA ATCCCCTAAAGATCCATACTACAGTGAAACTACCACCAGAAGGGTTGCCTccgcttcttcttcctcctctgctTCCACCACCAGCGTCCATGTGACTGCCCTCGACGGCCTCGTCAACGTCAACTCACTTTTCACAATCGCTGTCTTCGTGGGTCTCTCTCTTACCACCCCAGGCCAACGCAGCCTCGAGAATCGTTCCGCCTGCGACGCTGGCATCGATGTGGCTAAAAAACTCCTTGTCTTTGAGGTTGTTTCTTTCAGCTTCTTCCTCTTTTCCTCCCTAGTCGCTCAAGGCTTGAAACTTGCGATCAACTTGTTGAATAGCAAAGACGTGGATGAGGCTTTCAGAGCCCGCATCAATCTGAAGGTATTGAGATTTGGGATGATGGGTTCTGCTGTAGGGTCGGTGATGGGTTGCATCTTCTTGGTACTTTCAATGGTGGATGTGATTCAGATTCGGTTGGGGATGTTGTCATGTGGGAGCAAGAGTGCGGTTCACTCTGTTACAGCGTTGGTCCTTCTGGTTTCTTCTGCTCTCTTGATTTATATTTCTACTGCTTGTTATGCTTTTCTGCACTGA